One part of the Phoenix dactylifera cultivar Barhee BC4 chromosome 4, palm_55x_up_171113_PBpolish2nd_filt_p, whole genome shotgun sequence genome encodes these proteins:
- the LOC103723109 gene encoding vascular-related unknown protein 1-like codes for MMEESIHSSLNGALYSKEGTPSSEESGWTMYFEDFLASEKKEEDGCSFSIGGGSSVISDAASCVAWKPSAGAETTKSCKKLSFKKRKGKGILDDDSLEDTASSPVNSPKVSYLNRSDVQPNKKDDDYKGIPQEEGVGYGNDLELKRDVNELGFIEGTNECTELKKRGLCLLPWSISS; via the exons ATGATGGAGGAGTCAATCCATTCCTCTTTGAACGGGGCTCTCTACTCCAAGGAAGGGACACCCTCTTCCGAGGAGAGTGGTTGGACCATGTACTTTGAGGACTTCTTGGCAtcagagaagaaggaagaagatggttgCTCTTTTAGCATTGGAGGAGGGTCTTCCGTCATCTCTGATGCTGCTTCATGTGTTGCATGGAAGCCTTCTGCCGGTGCTGAGACCACAAAGAGCTGCAAGAAGCTCAGCtttaagaagaggaagggaaagGGTATCTTGGATGATGACTCTTTGGAAGATACTGCTAGCTCTCCTGTTAACAGTCCCAAG GTTAGTTATTTGAATCGTTCAGATGTGCAGCCAAATAAAAAAGACGACGATTATAAGGGGATTCCTCAG GAGGAAGGTGTTGGTTATGGGAATGACTTGGAGCTGAAAagagatgtaaatgaattgggttttattGAGGGAACCAATGAATGTACAGAGCTGAAGAAAAGAGGGCTTTGCCTCCTTCCTTGGTCCAT ATCCTCATGA